The Drosophila bipectinata strain 14024-0381.07 chromosome 2L, DbipHiC1v2, whole genome shotgun sequence genome has a segment encoding these proteins:
- the LOC138925867 gene encoding uncharacterized protein: MRKNREVAVFAVALTIFLGCQGGLAQDQSSHETEISCFAQAAKSISNILVKYESEFDTKVKFVELQQVIKAIDEAMLGYMGSAKDRLDEIRNLSSDARIKYASCVKPMFEWCISSNGTINFTIPHIKAWILSDTDKEILWQMISNVIDTGLKKAKTALDLLGEVQHKTAQLSNAFNATFHKITNDFAPGGFYGELKTDLQTKIQDIQKQRKISLIATIFGAIGLVLFGGLGVGLGLTIHIIEKYKISSVEMWSQEKAYEKQLEMINYTFKILNEEIEKAKSIVTDIDKALSEDRTNLHELRAKIEAANLAKYALKFTTDDLRNSFVPVLTDLSAQCTKYVNWHGFDKPFYHTNISRRRREAEHTLKVQKLLDESESFASPSQPSDSFISYVYDGSRTAAPEPVTVQDFIMEIGHITRFPIEAMGGISGSQSPPLLKSPITTYFKHVL; this comes from the exons ATGCGAAAAAATCGTGAGGTCGCGGTATTTGCAGTGGCATTGACAATTTTTTTGGGATGTCAAGGCGGATTAGCCCAAGATCAGTCGAGTCACGAAACAGAAATAAGTTGTTTTGCGCAGGCAGCTAAAAGCATATCTAATATCTTGGTAAAATATGAAAGTGAATTTGATACGAAGGTGAAGTTCGTGGAGTTGCAACAGGTCATCAAAGCAATTGACGAGGCAATGCTGGGTTATATGGGATCAGCCAAGGACAGGCTGGATGAAATTCGGAATTTAAGCTCAGATGCTCGTATTAAATATGCGTCGTGTGTGAAGCCTATGTTCGAGTGGTGTATCTCGAGTAATGGTACTATTAATTTTACCATTCCCCACATAAAGGCGTGGATCTTATCCGATACCGACAAGGAAATTTTATGGCAAATGATTTCAAATGTTATCGACACCGGTCtgaaaaaagccaaaacagcCCTTGATCTGCTGGGTGAAGTGCAACACAAAACTGCTCAGCTGTCGAATGCTTTTAATGCCACTTTTCATAAAATTACCAATGATTTCGCACCGGGCGGCTTCTATGGCGAATTGAAGACTGATCTGCAGACCAAGATACAGGATATAcagaaacaaagaaaaattagTTTGATCGCAACTATCTTTGGCGCAATCGGCTTAGTGCTATTTGGAGGTCTTGGTGTTGGACTTGGTTTGACAATTCatattattgaaaaatataaaataagctCTGTAGAGATGTGGAGTCAGGAGAAAGCATATGAAAAGCAATTGGAAATGATTAATTAtacttttaagattttaaatgAAGAAATTGAAAAAGCCAAAAGTATAGTTACGGATATCGATAAGGCCCTGTCAGAAGACAGAACTAACTTACATGAACTTCGTGCAAAAATTGAGGCTGCCAATCTT GCAAAATATGCATTAAAATTTACTACTGATGACTTGCGAAATTCATTTGTTCCTGTACTAACGGATCTGTCAGCTCAGTGCACAAAATACGTCAACTGGCACGGATTTGATAAACCATTTTATCATACAAACATTAGCAGGAGGAGGCGAGAGGCAGAGCACACCTTGAAAGTCCAGAAGCTATTAGACGAGTCCGAATCTTTTGCCTCCCCATCTCAACCTTCAGATTCCTTCATCAGTTACGTGTATGATGGATCTCGTACTGCCGCTCCAGAGCCCGTTACCGTACAGGATTTTATTATGGAAATCGGGCATATTACTCGTTTTCCTATAGAAGCAATGGGTGGAATCTCTGGATCCCAGTCACCCCCATTGCTCAAAAGCCCGATTACGACTTATTTTAAACACGTTCTCTAA
- the LOC138925837 gene encoding uncharacterized protein, giving the protein MVKSSYVVIFVVALTMFSVCNANEDIDTLEKGIKSLTNTMVKYQSEFDRKVQFKELPEAIDAIDEAMLGYMGTAKSRLDQVRSLNSLARSSYSKCVKPVFEWCIASNVSLHSIIPFIGSEKLTKHDRDAVSTMTLHIISMGLNHTANSLNLLNDVIQHTSDLRDLFKFIMHDIKNDFGVGGFYGKKRLELLDKSEREKKEQTIKTVFIALGVVIFSPVGVTLGLAAAVGTAVGTTDFDLWQKKTSYTDQVEHIDKLFQILQAQFLNVTELVEGIKSSLEEDKTNLHALCGKIRGCQRKLLFLELGLTHYARTIYSFVDKRN; this is encoded by the exons ATGGTGAAAAGTTCCTACGTTGTGATTTTTGTAGTTGCATTGACAATGTTTTCGGTGTGCAATGCAAACGAAGACATCGACACTCTTGAAAAGGGGATTAAAAGCTTAACAAACACTATGGTGAAATATCAAAGTGAATTTGACAGAAAAGTGCAATTCAAAGAGTTACCGGAGGCCATAGATGCAATCGATGAGGCCATGCTGGGCTATATGGGAACCGCAAAGAGTCGATTGGATCAAGTGCGTAGCTTGAATTCCCTAGCCCGTAGCTCCTATTCGAAATGTGTTAAGCCTGTGTTCGAATGGTGCATAGCCTCTAATGTTTCCTTGCATTCCATCATACCCTTCATTGGATCGGAGAAGCTGACGAAGCACGATAGAGATGCAGTATCTACCATGACACTCCACATAATCAGTATGGGACTAAATCACACCGCCAACTCTCTGAATCTCCTAAACGATGTTATCCAACACACCTCCGACCTTAGAGATCTATTTAAGTTCATAATGCACGacataaaaaatgatttcgGGGTGGGAGGTTTCTACGGCAAAAAGAGACTGGAGTTGCTGGATAAAAGTGAGCGGGAAAAGAAGGaacaaacaattaaaactGTCTTTATTGCACTCGGGGTTGTCATTTTTTCACCTGTTGGCGTGACACTTGGCTTGGCGGCAGCAGTTGGTACTGCAGTTGGGACAACCGACTTTGACCTATGGCAAAAAAAGACTTCTTATACAGATCAAGTAGAGCATATTGATAAACTTTTCCAGATTCTACAGGCACAATTTCTTAACGTCACGGAATTAGTGGAAGGTATCAAAAGCAGCTTAGAAGAGGATAAAACCAACTTACATGCACTTTGTGGAAAAATAAGGGGATGCCAGCGTA AGCTACTCTTTCTTGAGCTTGGACTCACTCACTATGCACGCACTATTTATTCCTTCGTTGACAAACGTAACTGA